The region CCGGACCTATAACGCGCGCTCCGTCCTTATTTGGGGGCACCTCCATGAAGAATTTCATTTTTTGATCTTTGAGTTCGGCATCGAAATTATCTCGCATGGCGGTCTTTTCCATATAGACGCTCTGCGAAGTTCGTGTTGGGGAAATGATCTTCGCTGTAAGAAAACCGATGCGTGGTGTAATTAGCACAGCGAACACCCAGACAGTAAAGGCGACAATAAGAGCCGTTTTGGAATTGTCTAAGTAGGTAGAAATCACCGTTCCGATTGCGAAGAACACCGCTATGTAGAGAAGCGAAATAGCAGTCAAACTGAGCACGCGGGGAAAAATATCGGGTTCGCCCAAGGGAAACCCTTGCCAAACAAGCACGAGTAAGCCCAATAGAAAAGATACCAAGAACGGAACCACGAACACAAAGTACCCACCAATCAATTTGCTCCAGAGGAAGAGGTCGCGTGGAAGAGAGTTTGCTAAGTTAATCCGAAGGGTGCCTGCCTCTCTTTCTCCAGCAACGGCATCAAATGTGAACAGTAGCGCAAGGAGACTGAAGACAGTCCCTACCACAAATAGAAAATCGAGATGTCCTAAAAGTTGGGAGAGAGGTGCTGAAAATGTAGATGGCGGTCCCTGTGTAATTCCATTGCGGGTCATTCCAAGGTAGCTTGGGAGTGAGTCCTCCAATCCTTTTGCGAAGACGCTCAGCGGTGTCGGTTTGAGAAAAATTTTGGAAACTTCAACTTCCGGTTGCGGCGGCTGCTTCGGATTTACTGTGGTCTCTTCAATGTTTTCGAGTTTAACGGCTTCTTGGTAATCCACCAAGTTCTGGCGATAATTCCGGTAATTGGTGGAAAGTGTGAGCGGGACGAGAAGCAGGCACATCAAAAGAAGTGCGACAAACCGGACGCTCAGAATATGATGCATAACCTCTTTTTGAATCAACGTCATTAACATATTGAACTCCCTTTAATTTTTTATTACGATACGGATGCTCTTTCATTTATTGTCCAAGATCAGATTTTTGTGTAACGAATTTTCGTGTAGGGTATGTGACACGCTTTTATAATTAATGATCCGATTTGAGAATCAAAAGGGTGCATAAAGCGAAAAATTTGGGATATGGAGAGTGCTATTCCTGATAACAGTATTGACGATTCAGGGTCATTCAATCTTAAGAAATTATTGGATTTTACGTCTTTTTTTTAGGATCCGGTGCGAAATCCAGCGAAATCCAGCGAAATCCAGCGAAAATTTCTGCGTTTTTTTAAAAACCATAACATATATTAAGTATTAACACCTGCGAAAATAAACACCAAAAACCTACAATTGAATGACCCTGATTGACGATTATACTTTGATAGAACACAATATGTATTGTATACTATAGTATTGGATTAGGTTTTGAAGAGACACCTGCACCAACAATTCATCCGCTATTTGCGGTAAGGTCAACCAAAGGAGGAAGAAATGTTTCTATTTGTTATGAACGTCAGAAAAAAAATGGCTCTGAGTTTGGTTGCTGTTTTAATCACTGGATTGGGCATAGGGATTCCTGTCGCTGCCCGGACAGTTGTCATCGAAGATGGGTTAATCGGATACTGGAGTTTCGATAAAGACACTGTAAAAGGCAAAACAGTAGCGGACATCTGGGGCAACCAGGATGCCGAGATCATAGGGGACCTTCAAATCGTAGCGGGTAAGTTTGGAGAGGCGGTGCAATTGGGCGGTGGCGCGGGTGCTCGTGTCCAAATGACTGATGACATCAAAAAAGCTGAACTGCCCACAGAGGAGATGACTATAGAATTATGGGCGTGGGATGAGCAGTTCATCGAATGGGGTGGTTACGTCGTAGCAGTTCAGGACAATGGTGCTTTTGAAAAAGGTTGGCTGCTCGGCACCCGCTGGAAAGCGTTCAGTTTCGCGCTCTCCTCGGAGGATGCTGATGATGGGGATGGTCTCTTAACTTACCTCAATGCCGCCACCCCGTCCGAGATGAATGAATGGTACCATGTGGTCGGAACGTATGACGGTAAGGAGATGAAAATCTACGTAAATGGGAAACCTGAGGGCACTTCCGGTGTCCAATCGGGGCCGATCAATTACCCGGATCGCATCTTCTTCTCCATCGGTGCGTATAAAGATGATAACGAAGACTTTGTGCACAAGGGGATGCTCGACGAAGTGCGTCTCTATGATCGGGCACTCAGTGAAAAAGAGGTCTTGAACAATATGGAAGCGGAAGGGTTAGCAGTGGAGCCTGCTGGGAAACTGAGTCTCACTTGGGGACAAATCAAGGCTGCTGCGAGCAGATAACTCGCGGCGATTTCGGAGGAAGAAACAGTGTGTATTTCTCTCAAGAAGCGAGGGGTTTTCGGTGTGTTTGGAGTTATTTTGCTGGTCGGTTCTCTGTTCTTTGGTTTCACACTTCAGGCTGTTTCCGAGGTTTTGGGCGTGAAACATGTGGTGATCATTGGGTGTGATGGGATGAGTCCTGACGGTATTCAGAAGGCGAAGACACCAAATATGGATGCCCTCATGCAGCGTGGTGCTTATACGATGCGCGCCCGCGCCGTGATGCCAACTTCCAGCAGTCCGAATTGGGCTTCTATGCTTATGGGTGCTGGACCTGAACAGCATGGTGTCACGTCCAACGATTGGAGACCCGATAAATTTGCGCTCGCGCCAACGGCAGTGGGGTCGGGCGGCATTTTTCCGACGATTTTCAGCGTGCTGCGTGCGCAGCAGCCATCCGCGGTGATTGCCTGCTTCCACGATTGGGGTGGTATCGGACACTTATTTGAACGCGAAGCCTTGGACATCATCGAAGATACAGACGGTCCCGTCAACACCACTGAACGTGCTGTCGCCTATTTCAAGGCAAAGCAGCCTGATTTTACATTTATCCATCTCGATCATATTGATCACGCCGGGCATAAGTACGGTTATAGAACGTCTGAGTATTACAAATCCGTTGAAGAGGCGGATCGGCTCATCGGCGAGGCGATTCAGGGACTTGAAGCGGCGGGGATACTGGCGCAAACGATCCTTATCATTACTTCGGATCATGGCGGTGTCGGAAAAGGGCACGGCGGAGCGACGCTGGCGGAGGTTGAGATCCCTTGGATTATCGCCGGACCTGGAGTTGCGCCCGCGAAAGAACTGACTTCTTTCGTGAACATCTACGATACCGCCGCGACAGCCGCCCATATCTTCGGGTTGACTGCCCCGGACTGCTGGATCGCTGAGCCAGTGTTGGAGGCGTTTGGGTCGCCATAACTAAAGCACGGGGGTTCCAGGCAGAAAAATTTTAATGACATTAAACAGACCGAAAAAAATCCCAACGGGAACACCCTTTGAATTCGGTGAGCATCGTTTTCGTTTTGGTGAGGAGATCGTCGAATTAGTAGATTCCTCCTCACTTCTCAACAATCCGGGTGCGTTACACAAAAAAATGCGTGAGGATGGGTATCTCTTTATTCGCGGTTTCCATCCGCATGAGCATGCCGAGAAAGCTGCACATTGGACATTGCAAGCCATTGCGCAGAGAGACGGGTTAAAGCCGGATACGCCTGTTGAAGAGGGTATCATCGGCACAGCGAATCAGACTTTTAGTTTCTTTCGACAAACTGAGGTAGCGCATGCCAAACCGATTCTTGATGTTGTCGATAGCCAGCGAACGATGCAATTCTACGAAGAATTCCTCGGGGGTCCCGTCATCACGTTTGACAAACGATGGCTTCGCTGCATGGCGAAGGGTGGACACAACCATTTTCACTACGATAGCGTTTACGTTGGGCGCGGTACACAGAACCGGTACACGATGTGGAGCGCATTGACGGATATCGGTCTGGAAAATGGACCGCTCGTCATCTGCCTCGGTTCGCATCGGCATGACCGGTTAAAGTCTACATACGGCGCGACCGATATGGACCGTGATTTGACGGAGGCTGTGTTCAGCACCGATCCACGTGAGATGGTTGAAAAATTCGGATTCACACTGGCAACGGCGCATTTCCAACCGGGTGACGTTATTATTTTTGGGCTTTATATGATGCACAGTAGTGCACCAAATCGTTCTGACCGCTATCGTATCAGCATTGATACGCGATACCAGCTCGCTCGCGAAGAGAAGGATGACCGCTTCTTTTTCCGTGAAGACGGCAGTTGGCTCGGTAATTTTTACAACAAAGGTGTGAGTTATAAACCGATAACGGAACTCCGCCGGGAGTGGGGATTGGAATAATATCATTAGTTGTGCAACATGCCTACATATTCGATTTTTAGGAATCCAATAGTACGCTGGTAATATTCACGGAAATGCCAAGGAAATGTTATTACTCCGTAATCCTCGGTATGTCAAATACTATATCTATCAGAAAAAACAGCACCTGATGAGCAGGTGTCAAATGGAGGATTCGCATGGTTTACAAACAATGGAATTTTGTGATTTTGATCGCCATCTTGGTTTTTTATGCGATTGGAAACAGTGTAGCAGAAAATTCAACCGCAACTGGCACTGTATTTCTGGATACAAACGGAAACCAAGTAAAGGACGACAACGAGAAGGGGTTATCCGGGATTCGCGTCTCTAATGGACAGGATATTGTCCAAACCGATGCCAACGGACAATACACGCTCGCGGTCACTGATGACACCATTCTCTTTGTGATTAAGCCCCGTGGGTTTATGACACCGGTTGGTGAAAATCAACTCCCGAAGTTTTATTATGTTCACAAACCGCACGGTTCACCAGAAGGACTGAAGTATGCCGGCATCGCACCGACAGGTCCGTTGCCCGCGTCGATTGATTTTCCGCTCACTGAACAGCCTGAAGCGGATACCTTCAAGGTACTTGTCTTCGGGGACACACAACCCAATAATATGCAAGATATTGAGTGGTTAGCACACGACGTAATTGAAGAAGTTATTGGGAGTGATGCGGCGTTGGGAATCAGCCTCGGCGATTTGGTGGGTGACAACTTAAACTTATTCCATCCACTTAACGAAGTGATCGCTACTGTCGGGATCCCGTGGTACAACGTCTACGGTAACCATGATATGAACCGTCTTGCTACCGATGACCAGTATGCCGATGAGACCTTTGAACGTGTTTATGGACCCACATGCTATTCATTTGATTGGGGACCTGTCCATTTCATCAACATCGACAATGTGCTCTTTTACCGCGACGAAGCAGACAACCCTCGCTACTCGAGTGAAGTAGGAGAACAGCAGTTGACGTTCATTCGTAACGACCTCGCTTTTGTGCCGAAAGATCAACTTGTTGTTATCTCCTTTCATATTCCGTTAACGGAGATGCGCGATGTGAAAAAACTGATGAATCTACTCGGTGATCGACCCCACACGTTGTCCCTGTCAGCGCACACGCACGTCCAACGCGACGACTTCGTTGGGCCGGATCACGGTTGGCATGGAGACGATCCACATCATCATCACAATCACGCAACCACATCAGGCTCTTGGTGGCAGGGCGCACTTGATGAAGTCGGTATTCCGCATACAACGATGCGGGATGGTGCCCCCAACGGATATGGCATCTTCACATTCAGTGGAAACCAATATTCAATTCGGTTCAAGGCTGCCCGCCGTCCAGCGGATTATCAGATGAACATCTGGGCACCTTGGGAAGTTACCCCGACAGAAACTGGCAACACAGATATCATCGTTAACGTTTTTGGAGGTACCAAACGCTCAACAGTTGAAATCCGTCTCGGAGAAGATGGGGACTGGAGACCCATGACCTATACACCTCAGCAAGACCCATACTACAAAGCACTCAAGGCACGCGACGATACGAACCAACTTGAGCGGAAACTGCATGTTGCGCTTCGCGAAACAATGAAGGCACAGTTGAAGGAAGACAGCGAATTGCCACAAACAGGGAAAGGGATTACCGGAATTACAAAATCAACGCACATCTGGCAAGCGAAGCTTCCAGCGGATGTTCCCGAAGGAACGCACGTCATCTACGTCCGTACAACGGATATGTTTGGTCAAACTTTCACAGGACGGCGCATCATCCGAGTGCATTAGTCCAGTAGTAGTGAATTCATTCCCGGTAACCCTTAAATCCTCTTATATGAAGATCAAAATATTAATTCGGTGATTTCGTAACAATCCCGGTGCGGTTAGGAAACCGCACCTACCGGGCCTGGGTAGAAAAGATATCGTGCGGAGACGCTGTGTATCTCACGGGTCTCCGCACGATATTCAAACAGGGTATCCTTTAATGTTTCGGACGACGTAGCACAACGCCGCCTTGCCCAACAACCCAGAGTATATCACCGTCTTTGACGCGTGCGATAGTATACAGGTCATTGTTAACACCGGTATGTTCCTGTTCCCACGTTTCTCCGCCGTCTGTCGAATGAATGATGGTTCCAGAGGCACCGACAGCATAGATTTTCTGTTCAGAGAGTGCCAGAATATCGTAAAGCGTTTCCGACATACCGCTCAACTTTGATTCCCAAGTAAATCCACCGTCGGTGGTAGATAGGATAATCCCGGCGCGTCCGACTGCCCACCCTTTTCGTTTCGTAATAAACGATACGGCGTGAAGATCGTAGCCAACGTGCGTCTCGTGGAACTTCCAATATTCACCACCATTGACAGTTCTCTGGATGACACCGTTGGTTCCGACCGCCCAACCGAGCGGTGCGAATTTCATATCAACGCTTGTGAGGGTTTTACCGGTTGACGTGCGCTGAAATTCCCAAATCGGTCCGCCATCCAGATTGTGAAGAATATCCCCATTTTCACCGACAGCCCA is a window of Candidatus Poribacteria bacterium DNA encoding:
- a CDS encoding ABC transporter permease, yielding MLMTLIQKEVMHHILSVRFVALLLMCLLLVPLTLSTNYRNYRQNLVDYQEAVKLENIEETTVNPKQPPQPEVEVSKIFLKPTPLSVFAKGLEDSLPSYLGMTRNGITQGPPSTFSAPLSQLLGHLDFLFVVGTVFSLLALLFTFDAVAGEREAGTLRINLANSLPRDLFLWSKLIGGYFVFVVPFLVSFLLGLLVLVWQGFPLGEPDIFPRVLSLTAISLLYIAVFFAIGTVISTYLDNSKTALIVAFTVWVFAVLITPRIGFLTAKIISPTRTSQSVYMEKTAMRDNFDAELKDQKMKFFMEVPPNKDGARVIGPEIAKKIDERMKSIEEEYRLKFQNRANKLDRDYKRETERQEQLGETFSRITPTSSLIYLTTNLTQTGKVERSNYFQTGDRYYEMLHADFFTKISDHISHRVHRPEDNVKITQPPRLATTTLGEIFSQSVIDVLLLCFFAVVLTTVAFLKFFRSDI
- a CDS encoding LamG domain-containing protein, with product MFLFVMNVRKKMALSLVAVLITGLGIGIPVAARTVVIEDGLIGYWSFDKDTVKGKTVADIWGNQDAEIIGDLQIVAGKFGEAVQLGGGAGARVQMTDDIKKAELPTEEMTIELWAWDEQFIEWGGYVVAVQDNGAFEKGWLLGTRWKAFSFALSSEDADDGDGLLTYLNAATPSEMNEWYHVVGTYDGKEMKIYVNGKPEGTSGVQSGPINYPDRIFFSIGAYKDDNEDFVHKGMLDEVRLYDRALSEKEVLNNMEAEGLAVEPAGKLSLTWGQIKAAASR
- a CDS encoding alkaline phosphatase — protein: MCISLKKRGVFGVFGVILLVGSLFFGFTLQAVSEVLGVKHVVIIGCDGMSPDGIQKAKTPNMDALMQRGAYTMRARAVMPTSSSPNWASMLMGAGPEQHGVTSNDWRPDKFALAPTAVGSGGIFPTIFSVLRAQQPSAVIACFHDWGGIGHLFEREALDIIEDTDGPVNTTERAVAYFKAKQPDFTFIHLDHIDHAGHKYGYRTSEYYKSVEEADRLIGEAIQGLEAAGILAQTILIITSDHGGVGKGHGGATLAEVEIPWIIAGPGVAPAKELTSFVNIYDTAATAAHIFGLTAPDCWIAEPVLEAFGSP
- a CDS encoding phytanoyl-CoA dioxygenase family protein translates to MTLNRPKKIPTGTPFEFGEHRFRFGEEIVELVDSSSLLNNPGALHKKMREDGYLFIRGFHPHEHAEKAAHWTLQAIAQRDGLKPDTPVEEGIIGTANQTFSFFRQTEVAHAKPILDVVDSQRTMQFYEEFLGGPVITFDKRWLRCMAKGGHNHFHYDSVYVGRGTQNRYTMWSALTDIGLENGPLVICLGSHRHDRLKSTYGATDMDRDLTEAVFSTDPREMVEKFGFTLATAHFQPGDVIIFGLYMMHSSAPNRSDRYRISIDTRYQLAREEKDDRFFFREDGSWLGNFYNKGVSYKPITELRREWGLE
- a CDS encoding calcineurin-like phosphoesterase family protein — translated: MVYKQWNFVILIAILVFYAIGNSVAENSTATGTVFLDTNGNQVKDDNEKGLSGIRVSNGQDIVQTDANGQYTLAVTDDTILFVIKPRGFMTPVGENQLPKFYYVHKPHGSPEGLKYAGIAPTGPLPASIDFPLTEQPEADTFKVLVFGDTQPNNMQDIEWLAHDVIEEVIGSDAALGISLGDLVGDNLNLFHPLNEVIATVGIPWYNVYGNHDMNRLATDDQYADETFERVYGPTCYSFDWGPVHFINIDNVLFYRDEADNPRYSSEVGEQQLTFIRNDLAFVPKDQLVVISFHIPLTEMRDVKKLMNLLGDRPHTLSLSAHTHVQRDDFVGPDHGWHGDDPHHHHNHATTSGSWWQGALDEVGIPHTTMRDGAPNGYGIFTFSGNQYSIRFKAARRPADYQMNIWAPWEVTPTETGNTDIIVNVFGGTKRSTVEIRLGEDGDWRPMTYTPQQDPYYKALKARDDTNQLERKLHVALRETMKAQLKEDSELPQTGKGITGITKSTHIWQAKLPADVPEGTHVIYVRTTDMFGQTFTGRRIIRVH